A part of Planococcus sp. MB-3u-03 genomic DNA contains:
- the secG gene encoding preprotein translocase subunit SecG, whose amino-acid sequence MHTLLMTLLLIVSIALIVVVLLQSGKSAGLSGAISGGAEQLFGKQKARGLDLVLHRVTIVLAALFFILAIAVTKV is encoded by the coding sequence ATGCATACATTGTTAATGACATTACTTCTTATCGTCTCGATCGCTTTGATTGTTGTCGTTCTATTGCAATCAGGGAAAAGTGCAGGCCTTTCAGGAGCCATCTCCGGTGGAGCAGAGCAACTTTTCGGCAAGCAAAAAGCCCGTGGGTTGGATCTTGTCCTACACCGGGTGACGATCGTCCTTGCTGCCTTATTCTTTATTCTGGCTATCGCCGTAACGAAAGTATAA
- the eno gene encoding phosphopyruvate hydratase yields the protein MPIITHIQAREVLDSRGNPTVEVEVFTESGAFGRAIVPSGASTGEHEAVELRDGDKSRYLGKGVLKAVDHVNNEIADELEENYSVLDQVSIDQALIELDGTENKGRLGANAILGVSMAVAHAAANYLDMPLYQYLGGFNAKQLPVPMMNILNGGEHADNNVDIQEFMVMPVGAESFRHALRMGAEIFHNLKTVLKDKGYNTSVGDEGGFAPNLGSNEEALETIMVAIEKAGFKPGQDVLLAMDVAASEIYDKEKGVYTLAGDNLVKTSAEMVDWYEELANKYPIVSIEDGLDENDWDGFKLLTERIGDKVQLVGDDLFVTNTKKLAQGIEQGIGNSILIKVNQIGTLTETFDAIEMAKRAGYTAVISHRSGESEDVTIADIAVATNAGQIKTGAPSRTDRVAKYNQLLRIEDQLHDTAKYLGVKTFYNLKK from the coding sequence TTGCCAATTATTACACACATCCAAGCACGCGAAGTACTCGATTCCAGAGGGAACCCGACTGTTGAAGTTGAGGTATTCACAGAAAGCGGCGCGTTCGGCCGTGCAATCGTGCCATCTGGCGCATCTACTGGAGAACACGAAGCGGTTGAACTTCGCGATGGCGATAAGAGCCGTTACCTTGGAAAAGGCGTCCTCAAAGCGGTGGATCATGTAAATAACGAAATCGCTGATGAGTTGGAAGAAAACTACTCAGTACTTGATCAAGTATCTATCGACCAGGCGTTGATCGAACTTGACGGAACTGAAAACAAAGGCCGTCTTGGCGCAAACGCGATTCTTGGCGTTTCCATGGCAGTTGCCCATGCAGCAGCGAACTATCTGGACATGCCCCTTTACCAATACCTAGGTGGATTCAACGCCAAGCAATTGCCAGTGCCGATGATGAACATCCTCAACGGCGGTGAGCACGCGGATAACAATGTCGACATCCAGGAATTCATGGTAATGCCAGTAGGTGCTGAATCTTTCCGCCATGCTCTTCGCATGGGTGCAGAAATCTTCCACAACTTGAAAACTGTACTGAAAGACAAAGGCTATAACACATCTGTAGGCGATGAAGGCGGATTCGCACCGAACCTTGGCTCGAACGAAGAAGCGCTTGAGACGATCATGGTTGCGATCGAAAAAGCCGGCTTCAAGCCAGGCCAAGACGTCTTGCTCGCAATGGACGTAGCTGCTTCTGAAATCTACGACAAAGAAAAAGGCGTCTACACATTGGCTGGCGACAACTTGGTCAAGACTTCAGCTGAAATGGTCGACTGGTATGAAGAGTTGGCAAACAAATACCCAATCGTTTCCATTGAAGACGGGTTGGACGAGAACGACTGGGATGGCTTTAAGCTATTGACAGAACGTATCGGCGATAAAGTACAGCTGGTCGGCGATGACTTGTTCGTAACGAACACGAAGAAATTGGCGCAAGGCATCGAGCAAGGCATCGGCAACTCGATCCTGATCAAAGTAAACCAAATCGGTACATTGACAGAAACATTTGATGCAATCGAAATGGCGAAGCGCGCAGGCTACACAGCGGTCATCTCCCACCGTTCAGGCGAGTCGGAAGATGTGACGATTGCAGACATCGCAGTTGCGACAAATGCAGGACAAATCAAAACAGGCGCACCGTCACGTACGGACCGCGTAGCGAAATACAACCAATTGCTTCGCATCGAAGACCAATTGCACGACACAGCGAAATACTTGGGCGTTAAAACTTTCTACAACTTGAAGAAATAA
- a CDS encoding alpha/beta hydrolase encodes MRISQPKPFFFEQGPRAVLLLHGFTGNSADVRMLGRFLETKGYTSIAPHYAGHGVAPEKLVETGPVDWWKDVEQAYQTLVDKGYQEIAVAGLSLGGVFSLKLGYTKPIKGIVTMCAPMHMKSTDLMYQGVLEYAREYKKYEGKDDKLIEEEMKKFEEKPMETLAELRELIGEVRNHVDHVYAPLFVVQGSLDKVINTESANIIHDEAESTDKRIKWYEKSGHVITLDQEKKQLHEDIYEFLESLDWSV; translated from the coding sequence ATGCGCATTTCACAACCAAAACCATTCTTCTTTGAGCAAGGGCCGCGTGCGGTTCTGTTATTGCACGGCTTTACCGGCAATTCCGCAGACGTCCGGATGCTCGGGCGATTCTTGGAAACGAAAGGCTATACAAGCATCGCGCCGCATTATGCAGGGCATGGCGTGGCGCCGGAGAAGCTGGTGGAGACAGGACCTGTGGATTGGTGGAAAGATGTCGAACAAGCGTATCAAACACTGGTCGACAAGGGATACCAGGAGATTGCAGTGGCCGGCTTGTCGCTTGGCGGCGTATTCAGTTTGAAACTGGGGTATACAAAGCCTATAAAGGGCATTGTGACGATGTGTGCGCCGATGCACATGAAATCCACCGACCTGATGTACCAAGGCGTTTTGGAGTATGCCCGCGAATACAAGAAATATGAAGGAAAAGATGATAAGCTTATCGAAGAAGAGATGAAGAAGTTCGAGGAAAAGCCGATGGAAACACTCGCAGAGCTGCGTGAGTTGATCGGTGAAGTACGGAACCATGTCGATCATGTCTATGCACCGCTTTTCGTCGTACAAGGCTCATTGGATAAAGTCATCAATACAGAGTCTGCAAACATCATACACGACGAAGCGGAGTCGACTGACAAGCGCATCAAATGGTACGAGAAATCGGGCCATGTCATTACGCTGGATCAGGAGAAAAAGCAATTGCATGAAGATATATACGAGTTTCTCGAATCGCTCGACTGGAGCGTGTGA